One segment of Heterodontus francisci isolate sHetFra1 chromosome 26, sHetFra1.hap1, whole genome shotgun sequence DNA contains the following:
- the LOC137384377 gene encoding inward rectifier potassium channel 16-like, whose translation MNFINLNYQTVYSEEDRKKFLKNGCYMQVNKRRYRKRFLRKDGNCNIHFKRTFSEWESYFSDIFTTLIDLKWRQMFPIFSLSYILSWLFFGFVYWITAVVHGDLQIEEEDHMPCVVEVHSFTAAFLFSIETQTTIGYGSRCVTEECPFAVSMVTLQSVISCLINAFIIGVVVAKMSKARKRAQTIRFSNNAVITVRNGKLCMMWRIGDFRESHIIEGTVRAQLLQFKECDDNKLSMEHQDLHIDTGNIILISPVTIVHEINEDSPLYDLSKKDLAEADFEVIVTFVYSEDSTGNTHQSRSSYTPLEILWGHRFNELLKEKPNYYKVNYSQFHKTQEVTTPDCSAKELSSISEHSINVLTVAGLDSEDGKCESTVIPSDNGGNGEGQYVYQKPAFVFRSLSMESEL comes from the coding sequence ATGAATTTCATCAATTTGAATTACCAAACCGTATATTCTGAAGAAGATCGtaagaagtttttaaaaaatggttgTTATATGCAAGTCAacaaaaggagatataggaaacgaTTTCTCCGCAAAGAtggaaactgcaacatccattTTAAACGTACATTTAGTGAATGGGAAAGTTATTTTTCCGATATCTTTACTACACTCATAGATCTCAAATGGAGACAAATGTTTCCGATCTTTTCTCTGTCCTACATACTGTCATGGCTGTTTTTTGGTTTTGTTTACTGGATCACAGCAGTTGTCCATGGAGATTTGCAGATTGAGGAAGAAGATCATATGCCCTGTGTTGTTGAAGTTCACAGCTTCACTGCTGCTTTCCTGTTTTCCATCGAAACACAAACAACTATTGGCTATGGATCTCGCTGTGTGACAGAAGAGTGCCCTTTTGCTGTTTCTATGGTGACTTTACAATCAGTGATAAGCTGTTTAATTAACGCATTTATCATTGGCGTTGTAGTGGCCAAAATGTCTAAGGCTAGAAAGAGAGCTCAAACAATAAGGTTTAGTAACAATGCGGTGATAACTGTAAGAAATGGGAAACTCTGCATGATGTGGCGGATTGGAGATTTCCGTGAGAGCCACATCATTGAAGGTACTGTTAGAGCTCAATTACTCCAATTTAAGGAGTGTGATGACAATAAATTGTCCATGGAGCACCAGGACTTGCACATAGACACAGGCAATATCATCCTTATTAGTCCTGTCACTATTGTACATGAAATAAATGAAGACAGTCCACTCTATGACCTTAGTAAGAAAGACTTAGCTGAAGCTGACTTTGAAGTCATAGTTACATTTGTCTATTCTGAGGACTCAACAGGAAATACCCATCAGTCTCGGAGCTCGTACACACCTTTGGAGATCCTATGGGGTCACCGCTTTAACGAACTTCTGAAAGAAAAGCCAAATTACTATAAAGTTAACTACTCCCAGTTTCACAAAACTCAAGAAGTGACGACGCCAGATTGCAGTGCCAAAGAGCTGTCTTCCATATCGGAACATAGCATCAATGTGCTCACAGTGGCTGGATTAGACAGCGAAGATGGGAAATGTGAGAGCACAGTCATTCCAAGTGACAATGGAGGGAATGGCGAAGGACAGTATGTGTACCAAAAGCCTGCTTTTGTGTTCAGAAGCCTCTCCATGGAGTCAGAACTTTGA